A window of Ananas comosus cultivar F153 linkage group 4, ASM154086v1, whole genome shotgun sequence contains these coding sequences:
- the LOC109709597 gene encoding uncharacterized protein LOC109709597, which yields MGKRIPSASSIEEYARVASARIRAAKRLRPKPSRGSLDPLREPPLSSSAAAAGPAASARGGAGRGMESRLPLAEVVGDCVRRWFQDALKEAKAGDAAMQVLVGQMYHSGYGVAKNEQKARAWIEKASKYRSSVWKVGDKHPGYNASDSDSDEVTENAK from the exons ATGGGCAAAAGGATCCCCTCTGCGTCGAGCATCGAGGAGTACGCACGCGTTGCCTCCGCGAGGATCCGCGCCGCGAAGCGTCTTCGCCCTAAACCCTCTCGCGGATCCCTGGATCCTCTCAGGGAGCCGCCCCTTTCctcgtccgccgccgccgccgggccCGCGGCGAGCGCCAGGGGCGGGGCGGGGCGGGGGATGGAGAGCCGCTTGCCCCTCGCGGAGGTGGTCGGCGACTGCGTGCGGCGGTGGTTTCAGGACGCGCTCAAGGAGGCGAAGGCCGGGGACGCCGCGATGCAGGTGCTCGTGGGCCAGATGTACCACAGCGGCTACGGCGTCGCCAAGAACGAGCAAAAG GCTAGAGCATGGATTGAGAAAGCATCAAAATACAGATCTTCAGTTTGGAAAGTTGGTGACAAACATCCAG GATATAATGCTAGCGACTCAGATTCTGATGAGGTGACGGAAAATGCCAAGTGA